One genomic region from Geotrypetes seraphini chromosome 13, aGeoSer1.1, whole genome shotgun sequence encodes:
- the TMEM92 gene encoding transmembrane protein 92 isoform X1 — translation MPRRLPFPSQLLFVCLFSVQQTQAAVRCGYLECYADFYCCDGRCCSQGGIYLNNSWYGPLFISLMVAFFFICLCGLCHRMCKSSPPAPTENVQEGLPPLPAMDPRIPTTLVTLPQQRSEQPPPYNEVTSKPFLYPAPIGQPPSYNSVIAEDPLSREFHVQVTL, via the exons ATGCCGCGGCGCTTGCCATTCCCCTCCCAACTACTCTTCGTCTGCCTCTTCTCCGTTCAGCAGACG cAGGCTGCAGTGCGCTGTGGATATTTAGA GTGTTATGCTGACTTTTACTGCTGTGATGGACGGTGCTGTTCCCAAGGCGGGATCTATCTGAACAACAGCTGGTATGG acCCCTTTTCATCTCCTTGATGGTAGCTTTCTTCTTCATATGCCTCTGTGGCCTCTGCCACCGCATGTGTAAGTCCAGCCCCCCAGCCCCCACAGAGAATGTGCAGGAGGGCTTACCCCCTCTCCCTGCCATGGATCCCAGAATCCCTACCACCCTGGTCACCCTACCACAGCAACGTTCGGAGCAGCCACCACCCTATAATGAG gtcacCTCTAAGCCATTCCTGTATCCAGCACCAATAGGCCAACCTCCATCTTACAACAGTGTCATTGCAGAAGATCCTCTCTCCAGGGAATTTCATGTCCAGGTGACCTTATAA
- the TMEM92 gene encoding transmembrane protein 92 isoform X2, with product MPRRLPFPSQLLFVCLFSVQQTAAVRCGYLECYADFYCCDGRCCSQGGIYLNNSWYGPLFISLMVAFFFICLCGLCHRMCKSSPPAPTENVQEGLPPLPAMDPRIPTTLVTLPQQRSEQPPPYNEVTSKPFLYPAPIGQPPSYNSVIAEDPLSREFHVQVTL from the exons ATGCCGCGGCGCTTGCCATTCCCCTCCCAACTACTCTTCGTCTGCCTCTTCTCCGTTCAGCAGACG GCTGCAGTGCGCTGTGGATATTTAGA GTGTTATGCTGACTTTTACTGCTGTGATGGACGGTGCTGTTCCCAAGGCGGGATCTATCTGAACAACAGCTGGTATGG acCCCTTTTCATCTCCTTGATGGTAGCTTTCTTCTTCATATGCCTCTGTGGCCTCTGCCACCGCATGTGTAAGTCCAGCCCCCCAGCCCCCACAGAGAATGTGCAGGAGGGCTTACCCCCTCTCCCTGCCATGGATCCCAGAATCCCTACCACCCTGGTCACCCTACCACAGCAACGTTCGGAGCAGCCACCACCCTATAATGAG gtcacCTCTAAGCCATTCCTGTATCCAGCACCAATAGGCCAACCTCCATCTTACAACAGTGTCATTGCAGAAGATCCTCTCTCCAGGGAATTTCATGTCCAGGTGACCTTATAA